In Streptomyces sp. 840.1, one DNA window encodes the following:
- a CDS encoding ATP/GTP-binding protein: MDFASSSGGAARATTSAKIVVAGGFGVGKTTFVGAVSEINPLRTEAVMTSASAGIDDLTHTGGKTTTTVAMDFGRITLDQDLILYLFGTPGQDRFWFMWDDLVRGAIGAVVLVDTRRLADCFPAVDYFENSGLPFVIALNGFDGHQPYTPDEVREALQIGPDTPIITTDARHRGDAKSGLITLVEHALMARLK; this comes from the coding sequence GTGGACTTCGCAAGCTCTAGTGGCGGTGCTGCCCGCGCCACCACCTCGGCGAAGATCGTGGTGGCAGGCGGGTTCGGCGTGGGTAAGACCACGTTTGTCGGTGCTGTTTCGGAGATCAATCCGCTGCGCACCGAAGCCGTGATGACGTCCGCGTCCGCGGGCATCGACGACCTGACACACACCGGAGGCAAGACCACCACGACGGTGGCCATGGACTTCGGACGCATCACCCTGGACCAGGACCTGATCCTGTACCTCTTCGGTACACCCGGCCAGGACCGCTTCTGGTTCATGTGGGACGACCTCGTACGCGGCGCCATCGGCGCCGTCGTACTCGTCGACACCCGCCGACTCGCCGACTGCTTCCCCGCCGTCGACTACTTCGAGAACAGCGGACTCCCCTTCGTCATCGCCCTCAACGGCTTCGACGGACACCAGCCCTACACCCCCGACGAAGTCCGCGAAGCACTCCAGATCGGACCCGACACCCCGATCATCACGACCGACGCGCGGCACCGCGGTGATGCCAAGAGCGGTCTGATCACGCTGGTGGAGCACGCGCTGATGGCAAGGCTCAAGTAG
- a CDS encoding nitrate- and nitrite sensing domain-containing protein, with the protein MRRNNEGSTAQPERGNFTPPRAAASSADVSEGASAGGSTSRMSPRNWRVPTRLNAILLIPVLVGLVMGGFQVKGSVDTWQEAQDAEKTALIVRAASEYGQALLNERDLSAQPLLSNKRDAAAVTEVRATTDAAADKFDAAVKDMPGKEGLERRLKLFRLEEPTLPDLRKSAYAEAMDPVKTEEGYVQVQHSLMEFCNELGLGTGNITSYGRTVYAIELAKAAESLQRSIGMHLLVRPSQESGKFNDQVKAFGSYNYLEQIALGEFVSGGTEADAARLKKVMAGKATEGAAQVKAAKEKADAAGVPFVTPPTANGSVFDGMAQQLGLGRTPAQLKAKGITPETWMAAATAKFDGYTTVEEELVDKAVTEAADISSSARTDAIVNAAIVIVALLAAFVLAGLMARQMSRSMRRLRNAAFGIAEQRLPSLVDQLSRTDPGRVDTRVQPIPINSQDEIGEVARAFDQVHREAVRLAAEQAMLRGNVNAIFTNLSRRNQSLIEGQLTLITDLENNEADPDQLESLFRLDHLATRMRRNGENLLVLAGEEPGRRWNQPVPLVDVLRAASSEVESYERIELSGVPESEIHGQSVTDLVHLLAELLENATTFSSPQTKVRVTATRLPDSRVMIEIHDKGIGLTAEDFADINHKLANPPTVDAAVSQRMGLFVVGRLADRHGIRVQLRPSGEQAGTTSLVMLPDAITHGGGGEGAPAPGDFTVSSIIPQQQAFDAPPLQPQLRTAAELGFDDSRYGAVSEDAAQLDPVGRSLMREERRAALETQAGGEERPVFPQQESREQYAQAAYEEGPYAAPDQQYALEPQQGAQDGGQYALEPQQRDGQQEQQYGQAGYEGGYDPFRGDTGYVQQPGYQQQNGYPESAYPAPEAPQQAYDGQYNTQPQQEEWPDQAGYQGTYEPSAQVEPESDGSAPAASLDSVGFDRSGPVPNSGHEMTEAGLPRRGGQQHWQPTGRGNERPAAAQEQRQEPPQQPLPERQDTDGADGTEDWRSANDERWERAEQLRDPKAGGVTPSGLPRRVPKANLVEGTAEQTQQGGPQVSRAPEDVRGRLSNLRRGVLRGRNAGSDSSNTYNQER; encoded by the coding sequence GTGAGGCGTAACAACGAGGGCTCCACGGCGCAGCCGGAGCGGGGCAACTTCACCCCGCCGCGCGCCGCGGCGTCGTCCGCCGACGTGTCCGAAGGGGCGTCCGCCGGTGGCAGCACCAGCCGGATGTCCCCGCGCAACTGGCGGGTGCCCACCAGGCTGAACGCGATCCTCCTGATCCCCGTACTGGTCGGCCTGGTCATGGGCGGCTTCCAGGTGAAGGGATCGGTCGACACCTGGCAGGAGGCCCAGGACGCCGAGAAGACCGCGCTGATCGTGCGGGCGGCCTCCGAGTACGGCCAGGCGCTGCTGAACGAGCGCGACCTCAGCGCCCAGCCGCTGCTGTCCAACAAGCGCGACGCGGCGGCCGTCACCGAGGTGCGTGCCACCACGGACGCGGCCGCGGACAAGTTCGACGCGGCCGTGAAGGACATGCCTGGGAAGGAAGGCCTGGAGCGCCGCCTCAAGCTGTTCCGGCTGGAGGAGCCCACCCTTCCCGACCTGCGCAAGTCCGCCTACGCCGAGGCCATGGACCCGGTGAAGACGGAAGAGGGCTACGTCCAGGTCCAGCACTCCCTCATGGAGTTCTGCAACGAGCTCGGTCTCGGTACCGGCAACATCACCAGCTACGGCCGTACCGTCTACGCGATCGAGCTGGCCAAGGCTGCAGAATCGCTTCAGCGCTCCATCGGCATGCACCTGCTGGTACGGCCCAGCCAGGAGAGCGGCAAGTTCAACGACCAGGTCAAGGCGTTCGGCTCGTACAACTACCTGGAGCAGATCGCACTCGGCGAGTTCGTCTCCGGCGGCACGGAAGCCGACGCCGCCCGGCTGAAGAAGGTCATGGCCGGCAAGGCGACCGAGGGCGCTGCCCAGGTCAAGGCCGCCAAGGAGAAGGCCGACGCGGCGGGCGTCCCGTTCGTGACGCCGCCCACCGCGAACGGCTCGGTCTTCGACGGTATGGCCCAGCAGCTCGGCCTCGGCAGGACCCCCGCCCAGCTGAAGGCGAAGGGCATCACCCCCGAGACCTGGATGGCCGCGGCCACCGCGAAGTTCGACGGGTACACCACGGTCGAGGAAGAGCTCGTCGACAAGGCCGTGACCGAGGCCGCGGACATCTCGTCCAGCGCCCGCACCGACGCCATCGTCAACGCCGCGATCGTGATCGTCGCCCTGCTGGCCGCGTTCGTCCTGGCCGGTCTCATGGCGCGCCAGATGAGCCGCTCGATGCGCCGGCTGCGCAACGCCGCCTTCGGCATCGCGGAGCAGCGGCTGCCCTCGCTCGTCGACCAGTTGTCCCGGACCGATCCGGGCCGGGTGGACACCCGCGTGCAGCCGATCCCGATCAACAGCCAGGACGAGATCGGCGAGGTTGCCCGCGCCTTCGACCAGGTGCACCGCGAGGCGGTCCGGCTGGCGGCCGAGCAGGCCATGCTGCGGGGCAACGTCAACGCGATCTTCACCAACCTCTCGCGCCGCAACCAGTCGCTCATCGAGGGCCAGCTGACCCTGATCACCGACCTGGAGAACAACGAGGCCGACCCGGACCAGCTGGAGAGCCTGTTCCGGCTGGACCACCTGGCGACGCGCATGCGCCGCAACGGCGAGAACCTCCTGGTGCTCGCCGGCGAGGAACCCGGCCGCCGCTGGAACCAGCCGGTGCCGCTGGTGGACGTCCTGCGGGCCGCCTCGTCCGAGGTGGAGTCCTACGAGCGCATCGAGCTGTCCGGGGTGCCGGAGAGCGAGATCCACGGCCAGTCCGTCACCGACCTCGTCCACCTGCTGGCCGAGCTGCTGGAGAACGCCACCACGTTCTCCTCGCCGCAGACCAAGGTGCGGGTCACCGCGACCCGGCTGCCCGACAGCCGCGTGATGATCGAGATCCACGACAAGGGCATCGGCCTCACCGCCGAGGACTTCGCCGACATCAACCACAAGCTGGCCAACCCGCCGACGGTGGACGCCGCGGTCTCCCAGCGCATGGGCCTGTTCGTGGTCGGCCGGCTCGCCGACCGGCACGGCATCCGGGTCCAGCTGCGCCCCTCGGGCGAGCAGGCCGGAACCACCTCGCTGGTCATGCTGCCCGACGCGATCACCCACGGTGGCGGCGGCGAGGGCGCGCCCGCGCCCGGCGACTTCACGGTCTCCTCGATCATTCCGCAGCAGCAGGCGTTCGACGCGCCGCCGCTCCAGCCCCAGCTGCGTACGGCGGCGGAGCTCGGCTTCGACGACTCGCGCTACGGCGCGGTGTCGGAGGATGCGGCGCAGCTCGACCCGGTGGGCCGTTCGCTGATGCGCGAGGAGCGCCGTGCGGCCCTGGAGACGCAGGCCGGCGGCGAGGAGCGTCCGGTGTTCCCGCAGCAGGAGTCCCGGGAGCAGTACGCACAGGCCGCGTACGAGGAAGGCCCCTACGCCGCCCCGGACCAGCAGTACGCCCTGGAGCCCCAGCAGGGCGCCCAGGACGGCGGTCAGTACGCCCTGGAGCCGCAGCAGCGGGACGGGCAGCAGGAACAGCAGTACGGGCAGGCCGGGTACGAGGGCGGCTACGACCCGTTCCGCGGTGACACCGGCTACGTCCAACAGCCGGGCTACCAGCAGCAGAACGGCTATCCGGAGTCGGCATACCCGGCCCCCGAGGCACCCCAGCAGGCCTACGACGGGCAGTACAACACCCAGCCCCAGCAGGAAGAGTGGCCAGATCAGGCCGGGTACCAGGGGACCTACGAGCCCTCGGCGCAGGTCGAACCGGAATCTGACGGGAGCGCCCCCGCCGCATCGCTGGACAGCGTAGGCTTCGACCGTTCGGGCCCCGTGCCGAACTCCGGCCACGAGATGACCGAGGCCGGTCTGCCGCGCCGGGGCGGCCAGCAGCACTGGCAGCCCACCGGACGCGGGAACGAGCGGCCCGCCGCCGCGCAGGAGCAGCGGCAGGAGCCGCCGCAGCAGCCTCTGCCCGAGCGGCAGGACACGGACGGTGCGGACGGAACGGAAGACTGGCGATCGGCGAACGACGAGCGCTGGGAGCGGGCCGAACAGCTCCGGGACCCGAAGGCGGGCGGGGTCACCCCCTCCGGTCTTCCCCGGCGCGTCCCCAAGGCCAACCTGGTCGAGGGCACGGCCGAACAGACCCAGCAGGGCGGCCCCCAGGTCTCCCGCGCCCCGGAGGACGTGCGCGGCAGGTTGAGCAACCTGCGCCGCGGTGTCCTGCGGGGACGTAACGCGGGTTCGGACAGCAGTAATACCTACAACCAGGAGCGTTAG
- a CDS encoding roadblock/LC7 domain-containing protein has protein sequence MSQAAQNLNWLITNFVDNTPGVSHTVVVSADGLLLAMSEGFPRDRADQLAAVASGLTSLTAGASRIFEGGAVNQTVVEMERGFLFIMSVSDGSSLAVLAHPDADIGLVGYEMALLVDRAGGVLTPDLRAELQGSLLN, from the coding sequence ATGAGCCAGGCGGCGCAGAATCTCAACTGGTTGATCACCAACTTCGTGGACAACACCCCCGGGGTGTCGCACACGGTGGTGGTCTCCGCCGACGGACTCCTGCTGGCGATGTCCGAGGGATTTCCGCGTGACCGCGCCGACCAGCTGGCGGCTGTCGCGTCCGGTCTGACCTCGCTGACCGCGGGCGCCTCGCGGATCTTCGAGGGCGGCGCGGTGAATCAGACAGTTGTGGAGATGGAGCGAGGATTCCTCTTCATCATGTCCGTTTCCGACGGATCCTCCTTGGCTGTTCTTGCACACCCGGACGCCGATATCGGTCTGGTTGGGTACGAAATGGCGCTTTTGGTGGACCGCGCCGGCGGTGTCCTCACTCCGGACCTCCGCGCCGAACTTCAGGGAAGCCTTCTTAACTAG
- a CDS encoding DUF742 domain-containing protein codes for MGTPPGGHQFNGGQQVPGEHRGDGFDFPSPPGRQGGQQPFQPFRQPRRAQGSDDWPQQDARGSDDWPQQDARGSDDWPQQPQQPQRPQRPHRYDSPQPPPRIEPVQPRWTPEPTAPAAHNPLVRPYAMTGGRTRPRYQLAIEALVSTTADPSRLQGQLPEHQRICRLCIEIKSVAEISALLSIPLGVARILVADLAEAGLVAIHQPGGEESAGGQPDVTLLERVLSGLRKL; via the coding sequence GTGGGTACACCCCCAGGCGGACACCAGTTCAACGGTGGTCAGCAGGTACCGGGTGAGCACAGGGGCGATGGCTTCGACTTCCCCTCCCCGCCCGGCAGACAGGGCGGGCAGCAGCCTTTTCAGCCGTTCCGGCAGCCCCGGCGCGCCCAGGGCTCGGACGACTGGCCGCAGCAGGACGCGCGCGGCTCGGACGACTGGCCCCAGCAGGATGCGCGTGGCTCGGACGACTGGCCCCAGCAGCCGCAGCAGCCCCAGCGGCCGCAGCGCCCGCACCGGTACGACTCCCCGCAGCCGCCGCCCCGTATCGAGCCGGTGCAGCCGCGGTGGACCCCCGAGCCGACCGCTCCCGCAGCGCACAATCCGCTGGTTCGTCCGTACGCCATGACAGGCGGCCGGACCCGACCGCGCTACCAACTCGCCATTGAGGCGTTGGTCAGTACTACGGCTGATCCGTCCCGGCTGCAAGGGCAGTTGCCCGAGCACCAGCGGATCTGCCGGCTGTGCATCGAGATCAAGTCGGTGGCCGAGATCTCGGCCCTGCTCTCGATCCCTCTCGGCGTTGCCCGGATCCTCGTAGCCGACCTGGCTGAGGCCGGACTCGTCGCTATCCACCAGCCCGGCGGCGAAGAGTCCGCCGGCGGCCAGCCAGATGTGACACTGCTCGAAAGGGTGCTCAGTGGACTTCGCAAGCTCTAG
- a CDS encoding ATP/GTP-binding protein: MDFASSSGGAARSTTSAKIVVAGGFGVGKTTFVGAVSEINPLRTEAVMTSASAGIDDLTHTGDKTTTTVAMDFGRITLDQDLILYLFGTPGQDRFWFMWDDLVRGAIGAVVLVDTRRLADCFPAVDYFENSGLPFVIALNGFDGHQPYTPDEVREALQIGPDTPILTTDARHRADAKSALITLVEHALMARLR, from the coding sequence GTGGACTTCGCAAGCTCTAGCGGCGGAGCGGCCCGCTCCACTACCTCGGCGAAGATCGTGGTGGCAGGGGGCTTCGGCGTGGGTAAGACCACGTTTGTCGGTGCTGTTTCGGAGATCAATCCGCTGCGCACCGAAGCCGTGATGACGTCCGCGTCCGCGGGCATCGACGACCTGACACACACCGGGGACAAGACCACCACGACGGTGGCCATGGACTTCGGACGCATCACCCTGGACCAGGACCTGATCCTGTACCTCTTCGGTACACCCGGCCAGGACCGCTTCTGGTTCATGTGGGACGACCTCGTACGCGGCGCCATCGGCGCCGTCGTACTCGTCGACACCCGCCGACTCGCCGACTGCTTCCCCGCCGTCGACTACTTCGAGAACAGCGGACTCCCCTTCGTCATCGCCCTCAACGGCTTCGACGGACACCAGCCCTACACCCCCGACGAAGTCCGCGAAGCACTCCAGATCGGACCCGACACCCCGATTCTCACCACGGACGCGCGGCACCGGGCGGATGCGAAGAGCGCTCTGATCACGTTGGTGGAGCACGCGCTGATGGCGCGCCTGCGGTAG
- a CDS encoding acyl-CoA carboxylase subunit epsilon, translated as MTTAAESVLRVEKGLADPEELAAITAVLLARAAAQPAAAPAHRGRDTAGWRRLERTPGFRAPHSWQG; from the coding sequence ATGACCACTGCCGCCGAGTCCGTGCTGCGCGTCGAGAAGGGTCTTGCCGACCCCGAGGAGCTGGCCGCCATAACCGCGGTCCTGCTCGCCCGCGCCGCCGCCCAGCCCGCAGCAGCACCCGCCCACCGAGGCCGCGACACAGCCGGCTGGCGCCGCCTGGAGCGCACCCCCGGCTTCCGCGCCCCCCACAGCTGGCAGGGCTGA
- a CDS encoding acyl-CoA carboxylase subunit beta produces the protein MTVVDETPGRPSDTRGRVAELLALREQARRGPSDRATEAQHAKGKLTARERIELLVDPGSFREVEQLRRHRATGFGLEAKKPYTDGVITGWGTVEGRTVFVYAHDFRIFGGALGEAHATKIHKIMDMAISAGAPLVSLNDGAGARIQEGVSALAGYGGIFQRNTRASGVIPQISVMLGPCAGGAAYSPALTDFVFMVRETSQMFITGPDVVKAVTGEEITQNGLGGADVHAETSGVAHFAYDDEETCIAEVRYLIGMLPSNNRENPPVAESDDPADRRGDVLLDLVPADGNRPYDMHKVIEELVDEGDYLEIHERWARNIICALARLDGQVVGIVANQPQALAGVLDIEASEKAARFVQMCDAFNIPIITLLDVPGFLPGVDQEHGGIIRHGAKLLYAYCNATVPRISLILRKAYGGAYIVMDSQSIGADLTYAWPTNEIAVMGAEGAANVIFRRQIADAEDPEAMRTRMVKEYKAELMHPYYAAERGLVDDVIDPAETREVLIASLAMLRSKHADLPSRKHGNPPQ, from the coding sequence ATGACCGTTGTGGACGAAACCCCGGGCCGGCCGAGCGATACCCGTGGCCGTGTGGCCGAACTGCTGGCGCTGCGTGAGCAGGCGCGGCGTGGGCCGAGTGACCGGGCGACCGAGGCGCAGCACGCGAAGGGCAAGCTGACGGCGCGTGAGCGCATTGAGCTGCTGGTGGATCCGGGTTCGTTCCGGGAGGTCGAGCAGTTGCGTCGGCATCGGGCGACGGGGTTCGGTCTGGAGGCGAAGAAGCCGTATACGGATGGTGTCATCACCGGCTGGGGCACGGTGGAGGGCCGTACGGTCTTCGTCTACGCGCACGATTTCCGGATTTTCGGCGGGGCGCTGGGTGAGGCTCACGCGACGAAGATCCATAAGATCATGGACATGGCCATCTCGGCGGGTGCGCCGCTGGTCTCGCTGAACGACGGTGCCGGCGCCCGTATCCAGGAGGGCGTGTCGGCGCTCGCCGGGTACGGCGGTATTTTCCAGCGCAACACGCGGGCTTCGGGTGTGATCCCGCAGATCAGCGTGATGCTCGGCCCGTGCGCGGGCGGTGCGGCCTACAGCCCGGCGCTGACGGATTTTGTGTTCATGGTCCGTGAGACCTCGCAGATGTTCATCACCGGACCGGACGTCGTGAAGGCGGTCACGGGTGAGGAGATCACCCAGAACGGTCTGGGCGGTGCCGATGTGCACGCGGAGACCTCGGGTGTCGCGCACTTCGCGTACGACGACGAGGAGACGTGCATCGCGGAGGTCCGGTACCTGATCGGGATGCTGCCCTCGAACAACCGTGAGAACCCGCCGGTGGCGGAGAGTGATGATCCGGCCGACCGGCGTGGTGACGTCCTGCTGGACCTGGTCCCGGCCGACGGCAACCGCCCGTACGACATGCACAAGGTCATCGAGGAGCTCGTCGACGAGGGCGACTACCTGGAGATCCACGAGCGCTGGGCCCGCAACATCATCTGCGCGCTGGCCCGCCTGGACGGCCAGGTCGTCGGCATCGTCGCCAACCAGCCGCAGGCCCTGGCCGGTGTCCTGGACATCGAGGCGTCCGAGAAGGCCGCCAGGTTCGTCCAGATGTGCGACGCCTTCAACATCCCCATCATCACCCTTTTGGACGTACCCGGCTTCCTGCCCGGTGTGGATCAGGAGCACGGTGGAATCATCCGGCACGGGGCGAAGCTGCTCTACGCCTACTGCAACGCCACGGTGCCGAGGATCTCGTTGATCCTGCGCAAGGCCTACGGCGGTGCGTACATCGTCATGGACAGCCAGTCCATCGGCGCCGACCTCACCTATGCCTGGCCGACCAACGAGATCGCGGTGATGGGCGCCGAGGGCGCCGCCAACGTCATCTTCCGCCGGCAGATCGCCGACGCCGAGGACCCCGAGGCCATGCGGACCCGCATGGTCAAGGAGTACAAGGCCGAACTGATGCACCCCTACTACGCCGCCGAGCGCGGCCTGGTCGACGATGTCATCGACCCCGCCGAGACCCGCGAGGTCCTGATCGCCTCACTGGCCATGCTCCGCTCCAAGCACGCAGACCTGCCGTCCCGCAAGCACGGCAACCCCCCGCAGTAG
- a CDS encoding extracellular solute-binding protein, translating to MTRRTRALLLVLALLLTAGGCGLSAPGGSDEEPKVTILGPWTDEQERQFKEVLDGFGIPYTYQGTAATREVLLAAVQAGNPPDIAILPGVGELVEYAEEERLQPLSGLYEPAEYGNPWRPGARGIADDLWVPLKADLKSIVWYRGDEPPDPVPAPLSSWCVGMGDDGASGWPGSDWIEDLILQRAGPNLYEDWATGDLKWTDERVSSAWTTWAGLLAQDRDAARRALLADHRGPVGGHGLLFGGGCDLEHQGSFARAFYGDHQEQAGFMDSASLLPGGPYTVKAHEVAADFAALFGRGGRARDMIRRLASREAQEDWGRKGGVFSPNAAVPAKKGKVDREISTRFTDQRVPLCLDASDVMPAAVRDAFYEAVLLTVAHPEEPVRPRLEDIQKVQDAQPSATPRLTGVCGRAQ from the coding sequence ATGACCCGACGGACCCGCGCCCTGCTGCTCGTCCTGGCGCTGTTGCTGACCGCCGGGGGCTGCGGGCTCTCGGCGCCCGGCGGCAGCGACGAGGAGCCGAAGGTGACGATCCTCGGCCCGTGGACCGACGAGCAGGAACGGCAGTTCAAGGAGGTGCTGGACGGCTTCGGCATCCCGTACACCTACCAGGGGACCGCCGCGACGCGCGAGGTGCTGCTCGCCGCGGTGCAGGCCGGCAATCCGCCCGACATCGCGATCCTGCCGGGCGTCGGTGAACTCGTCGAGTATGCAGAGGAGGAGCGGCTGCAGCCGCTGAGCGGGCTGTACGAGCCCGCAGAGTACGGGAACCCGTGGCGGCCCGGGGCGCGCGGCATAGCTGACGACCTGTGGGTGCCGCTCAAGGCGGACCTCAAGTCGATCGTCTGGTACCGGGGGGACGAGCCCCCGGACCCGGTTCCCGCGCCCCTGAGCTCCTGGTGCGTCGGCATGGGCGACGACGGCGCGTCCGGCTGGCCCGGCAGCGACTGGATCGAGGACCTGATCCTCCAGCGGGCGGGCCCCAACCTCTACGAGGACTGGGCGACCGGCGACCTGAAGTGGACCGACGAGCGCGTGAGCAGCGCCTGGACCACCTGGGCCGGGCTGCTCGCCCAGGACCGGGACGCCGCCCGCAGGGCGCTGCTCGCCGACCACCGGGGCCCGGTCGGCGGTCACGGGCTGCTCTTCGGCGGCGGCTGCGACCTGGAGCACCAGGGCTCCTTCGCCCGCGCCTTCTACGGGGACCACCAGGAGCAGGCAGGCTTCATGGACTCGGCGTCACTGCTGCCCGGCGGTCCGTACACGGTGAAGGCCCACGAGGTGGCGGCCGACTTCGCCGCGCTGTTCGGCCGGGGCGGCCGGGCCCGTGACATGATCAGGCGGCTCGCCTCCCGGGAAGCGCAGGAGGACTGGGGGCGCAAGGGCGGGGTGTTCTCACCGAACGCGGCGGTCCCGGCCAAGAAGGGCAAGGTCGACAGGGAGATCAGCACCCGCTTCACCGATCAGCGGGTCCCGCTCTGCCTGGACGCCTCCGACGTCATGCCGGCCGCCGTGCGGGACGCGTTCTACGAGGCGGTCCTGCTGACCGTCGCCCATCCGGAGGAGCCGGTACGGCCCCGGCTGGAGGACATCCAGAAGGTCCAGGACGCCCAGCCGTCCGCCACCCCCCGGCTGACCGGGGTGTGTGGCAGAGCACAGTGA